A window of Ficedula albicollis isolate OC2 chromosome 15, FicAlb1.5, whole genome shotgun sequence genomic DNA:
gggggggggggggggggggggggggggggggggggggggggggggggggggggggggggggggggggggggggggggggggggggggggggggggggggggggggggggggggggggggggggggggggggggggggggggggggggggggggggggggggggggggggggggggggggggggggggggggggggccccccgcgAGATTAGCGCCTCCCGCGGGAGCACGGCGCACCAATCACACCACAAAGATGGCAGCGCCCTGTGCGGCTTCACTTCCACCCTCCCTGCCCGCGCCCCTCCCTACACAGCCATCCCTCCACATATTGCTCCCCTCCCCGCCGCAGTGGTTCCGCCCAGCAGCCGTCTGTCCACCAGCGGCGCTGCGGCGCGCTCACCACGcccggggtgggggggggagggcGATCGGTGGCTGCGCCCAGCGCTTCCGCCCAGCGCTCAGTGCTCGGTGCTGTGGGCGGAAGCAGCGGAGCGGCCGCGGCCCGAGGCAGcggcttggggggggggggggggggggggggggggggggggggggggggggggggggggggggggggggcagcggcTTGGGAGCGCTATGTGAGGGGTGAGGGCTCCTCGCGGTCGGCGGTGCCATGTCGGCGGTCCCGAGGAGCTACAACCCGTTCGcggaggacgaggaggaggatgtgGCGCCGGCGGGGGCTacctggagcaggaggtgctgcgCCGCTCTGCCTCCACCGCCGACAGCACCACCCGCTCCCTGTCGCTTCTCTACGAGTCGGAGCGCATCGGCGTGGCCGCCTCCGAGGTGAGTCGGGGCGGGGAGCGGAGCCTTGGCCCCCGGGCCTCTGGGGCGGAGCGGCCGCAGGACCTGAGCGCTCCCCGATCGCTCACACATCCGGGAGGCGAGTCTTGTTCTCCGCAGTCTCCTGAAAAGTCCCTCTTCACTCGGTGTTTTCCATCCAGCCAGTCCCTCTGTTTTCTGGGTGGTGGCGTTTGCGTTTTGAGGGAAAAATCCCAGTTACAGCCTATGTGCCTGAATAGTACTGAGGCTGGGACTCGGCCgtgttttcagctgctttcagcagttcttaataatttttagCTGACTAAAAAGTTTTTAGCAGTCCTCTTGGTTAGATGAAGGGCCTTCCCTGTTAGTTGTTTGTGATGTGCTTCGGTTCACCCTGATTAATCATTTCCTTCATTCCTCAGGCTCTGTTTCAGCACTCTGTGCTCGGCCTCATAAAGGTCTTGTCCATTGTGTCACCTGCTGTAATGGGATATTCCTTGGGTGATGTGGTTGCCTAAATTAACCCCAGAGCATCCTCAAGCTGCTGCCAGTCCTTATGCTCAGAGGGTTCTTGGTGAGACTTCTGTGAACTTTTAGACTCGTGATTTGTTTGTCCAGGAAATCACAAGTGAGGAATCAAGAATTCAGGCTTGACACGGGGCCTGTGGTACAGCTTCAAGTCTTTGTGTTTGTGCTTCATTgagagggtaaaaaaaaaagaatattcaaTTAAAATTTCCCAGAGTTCAGCAAGAATATGAACACAAGTTCTTTGTTTTGCACTGGTGGTAGCTGCAGGCAACTTTCCTGCCAGCATTAATCTTTGGATTACTTTGGAAtagtgctgtgctgctgaactgGAAAATAATGTACTTCTATATATAAAAATTCCTAAATCCTGCACAGCTAAAATTAACTAAAGTATTCCTGAAGTCTGAAGAAAttctgtttgtgtttatttcctttggttattctatttctaaattttcagaaacatcCCAGTAAGGTGAATGTAGAATCCCTTCCCAATGAAGGTGCCATTCATAAGTAGAAATTGTCCTGCTTGCTCATTCCCCTGCCATAAACCTCTGCATTTCCACCACATCACCCATCCTGTGGTCAGCCATAGATGCAGATGTTAGCTTGACAAAAGGCCAGTACAGAAAACTCCTGGATGTTGTTTGTGGCTGGTGCCAGGAGCCTGGCAGGTCACAGGGTTGAGGATTTTACAGCTGGTTAATGCAGTGGCTAACAAGCAACTCTTGATTGAAATGCCGTGGAGGAAGGGGAGCTGTTTGCCCTCAGAAGTAATCTGCACAGATGAAGGaatgctgttatttttctttagagtGTCACCTTCAGTGTTAATTGTTTGGTGTCTCAGTTTATCCTGGCTTTACGCTCTACTTTTCTCTGTCAATGCCTGTTAGGAGCTCGTCCGGCAGGGAGAGGCTCTGAAGCGCACGGAGCAGATGGTGGATAAAATGGACCAGGACTTGAAAACCAGCCAAAGGCACATAAACAGCATCAAGAGTGTTTGGGGGGGCTTGGTAAACTACTTCAAAGCCAAACCTCCAGAGAGCAAGCCAGAGCAAAATGGAGCCCCTGAATATTATGCTAACAGCATGTAAGTAGCAAACTTTTTATTTGGGACATGTCTCCCACAGCATCTCTGAAATGTCACCAGAAAATCAGAAAGTAAAACATCTGTTGATTCTTTCAGACTCCTGTAAACTCCTGAGATGGTCTAGctaccttttttctttaatgccGAGGTCAATAgcaatgctttatttttctttttttttactaggtTAAAAGAAGCAATGATGTCTAGTAAAGAACAAGAGTCAAAATACCAGGAAAGCCATCCAAATCTAAGGAAGCTAGATAATTCAGGTTTGTTAACTTTATGTTACACTGATTGCCTTTCATCCATGTGGGGCAAACTTGCAAGAGTGATGAAGGCAGACACCCTtcagcctgcccagctgctgaCTTACCTTGCTGCCTAACATCTGGAGATGAGTATCCCAGCCTTCATGCTTTGAATTCTAGGGAATTGTTTCTATTAAACTCCTTATATCTGTTGTGCGATGCTAAAGACTAAAAGCACCCAGTGTTTGTATTTGCATAGAGAATGCACACAGTGTACAGACAGGGTTTCCCTAAGTTTGCCAAAATGTTACACGTTCAGAGGTTCTCCTTTTAACCATTGTTTGTCATAGTTTTCAGATATATTGTCCTTATTTCAAACATGGATTCTAGGTCTTTGTACTGAAGTCATTTCTTGGTTCTTAGAAGGTGGTGTATGGCGTTTGAGAGAAGGAGGAATGAGGCCCATCTGTTAACTTCTGTGAGGGCTTTTTCGTACTAGATAACCGTTTCTTTATACCGTGATCCTCGGCTGTTTAACCCAGTAAGagtgggaaagcagcaggatgtCGGTGATGCCGCGTGAGTGAGGAATGAAGGCTTTTGGGGACTTGGCTCCGTCCCGCTCCGTGTAGTGCCgagctgtgtccagcagagGGCAGAGCGGCCCGGCGGGCTCAGCTCCCCGCGGTCCCGGTGCCGTCCCAGCCTTGGTCCCACCTGGGTGAGCGCTGCGGGCTCACTCGGTCTGCCTTGCCCTCCCAACTTCCCACTAGAACTACAACTGGCAGCTCAAGAGAGAATGATTGTAGCTTAAGTGTTCATCTTGAGAGCTGACCTATAGACAATGGTCTCCGACTTCTGATACTCTGGTTATGTGATTAGCTGGCAGCTGTgttcaaatgaatttttaacaGTCTTGCAAAAACTTCAAAACTTTTTCACTATATAATATTCTGTACTCTGTACTGTTAACAGACAATGATTTCAACAAAGCAGATTTAGTTTCTTCAGTGCAAAGGGATGCCTACCCAAAGAACCAACAACTGCGAGCTTACCACCAGAAAATTGATACCAACTTAGGTGAGTGAGGAAACTGAAGCTGTTTGATGTCATGCAATTGGGAATTTTTGATTCCTAAACCAGATGAAACTATTGAGTGATATATTGccaacccttttttttttagttaacaTACAAAATTtgatgataatttaaaaaatcatttgctTCTGTTTGTACTTCAAAACTATCTGCAATTTAGACCCAAATAATTTAAAGCTATGCACAGCTTTTGAAATGTGTTGCTAAAAATTGCTAAGAATTGAAAAGcactaaatatttaatttgtggatttgc
This region includes:
- the SNAP29 gene encoding LOW QUALITY PROTEIN: synaptosomal-associated protein 29 (The sequence of the model RefSeq protein was modified relative to this genomic sequence to represent the inferred CDS: inserted 1 base in 1 codon) — encoded protein: MSAVPRSYNPFAEDEEEDXGAGGGYLEQEVLRRSASTADSTTRSLSLLYESERIGVAASEELVRQGEALKRTEQMVDKMDQDLKTSQRHINSIKSVWGGLVNYFKAKPPESKPEQNGAPEYYANSMLKEAMMSSKEQESKYQESHPNLRKLDNSDNDFNKADLVSSVQRDAYPKNQQLRAYHQKIDTNLDEMSSGLSRLKSLALGLQTEIEEQDDMLDRLTKKVETLDVNIKNTDRKVRQL